The nucleotide sequence aaaaagttacttttttaatattattacaaATGGCTTGAGCAAATAATCTCTTACATGCAAAAGGCCATCTGTTGTATGTGTTGTCAAGTGTAGCAGCTTGGACAAGTAAACTTTTACATGCAAAAGGCCATCTGTTGTATGTGTTTTAACTGTAGTATATATATGCGTGTATGTAGAATTTTTTAAGAACTGGAAATAAAAACAATGGATCTTAAGCTTGATTTTTGTGTTCTCTCCCTAATTTTACTGGTAATTTAATATTCTTTCTCTTCCTTAAATACAGACCAGTTTGGAGTAATCATTTGACTAACTTATTGGTActaattactatatatatatgttgctTACCTCATAATATGACAGGTTGCCTATGGAACAGAAGCTAGGAAGAATGCTCAAGGAAATTTCAAATCTTCATTTATTTCTCAAGACAATCATCAACAAGCATTAAAAATGATTTACGGTTCTGAAAACCCAtttcattattataaatataaacaaGAAGCTGAAGACAAACATCAGTTTTCTAGTTCGAGAAACTTTCTATTTTATTCTCATAAAAAACAAGAGATTTCCAGTtcgaaaaactttttattttatttatataaaaaacaGGAGGTTTCCGGTTCAAAaaactttttgttttatttacctAAAGAACAGGGAAATGATGAGCAAGAGGAAACATTGAATGAATATATCCATTTATCATCCCATATAGATCCTTCTCTAGCATCACTTTACTTCCTTATAGATGATCTAAAAATAGGAAAAACCATAAAAAATTTCTCCTTTCCAAGTCGTTCTTCTCTACCATTCTTTCCCAAAGAAGCAGCCGATTCCATTCCATTTTCATTAAAGGAACTTCCAAACCTTCTTCAACGTTTCTCCTTGTCTAAAGACTCTCCACAAGCAAAAGCCATGGAAGATGCATTAAGAGTATGTGAATTTAATTCATCCATAAAGGGAGAGAGGAAATACTGTGCGACATCCGCAGAGGCAATGCTCAATTTTGTTCAAGAAATCTTGGGAGAGAGAACCCAAATAAAAGCGATGTCCACCACAACTCATTCCCCAAAGGACTCAAATAGTGCCTTGCAAAACTATACTATTTTGGATTCTCCAAAAGAAGTTGTCGTTCCTAAGATGGTGGCATGTCATATCATGTCTTGCGCTTACACGGTTTTCTATTGTCATCCCTCAGTTAGCACTGAAAGAAAGATGTTCAAGGTTCCATTGGGGAATGAAGAAAATGGTGATAGAGTGGAAGCAATTGTTGTATGTCACTTGAATACCTCTGACTGGAGTCCATCTCATTTTTCTTTCCAAGTTCTTGGTATATTACCAGGAGCATCACCTGTCTGTCACTTCTTACCATCAAGTAATGATTTAGTGTGGGTTCCAAAAATAATTGTCACTTGAAATAAAATGTTTTGAAGGATTGGAGTAATTAGCTCCACCATATATATAACTGCTTATGCATGTACTAATATTTGCTTGTACCTTAGTGTATTTCATCTAGCACTTCTTATATACCCTATTTTTTTAATGCTGCTATATCATGATAAGAACTCTTGTTATCAACATTAATGTCCCAACTGAAATTGTTAAACATATTCATGTGAGAGTTGTTCTCACTACGAATTTATGCTTCGAAAATCTACACCATCTCAtgaactttaattatttttttttaaattgacaaGTACAACATTGTCTCTTGAAGTTTACAAATGTTAGATACTGTAatgtgttcttttttttctttgattcacACTTGGTaatttagtttcgtttgttgccATTGTAAAAGTATTTTGTAGCCAAAGATTTTGCAGCTGAATATTTCTCCATTCACATGAAAATGTTCAAATTTATATCTTTCATTAATATCATGTATGACATCAACAAACCCATTCTCATCTCTATCAATAGGGATCAAGagttttctttcattcttgtatTTCTTCTCCCTTTCTTATTTCATTCTTGTATTTCTTCTCCCTTTCTATAAGAGTAACTATTCTCATTTTTTTTGAGTGATCTTGTAAGGTTGTTCTCTTGGGATATTTGGGTTAATTAGAGTAACTATTCTCATTTTTGTATCCTCTCTATTGTAATCTTAATCTTATTGATACAGTGCAATTGCTCATCTCCACTTGTGGATGTAGGTCACACTGACCAAACGAAGTTAAATTTATGTCTTCTTTCTTTAATTACCATTATCATCATCATGTTATTGTCTTTGTTATTgtcattataaaattatttggtattagagccgaATCTAATCAGGTTATTTTAGTAGCAGAAATGACTATAACAAAGACTTACATTGAGCAATTTGATCAAAGTGCAAATTTTGAAATGTGACAATTAAAGATGGAAGCTATGCAAATTTTGAGATGTGACAATTAAAGATGGAAGCTATCctaaagaaaatgagaaagagcCTTAAAGCATGACAAATTTGGAGCTTGTCATTAAAGACAAAAAGGCAAAATTAAGTATCATTCTAAATCTTTCAAATGAGGTTTTGCATGAAGTATCTATAGAAACCACAACAAAAGGCATATGGGAAAAAACTAATAATCTtgtatatgaaaagaaaagtgaaaaatagACTTTAcctgaaaaaaaaagttttactcATTTTGTATGATTAAAGGTACTTCTACACTCACACATCTTGATGCATTTGATTCTACTCAATTTGAGTAAATATGGATGCAGAAGTTAATGATGAAGATCAAGATGTCttattacttattttcttatccCAATCATTTAAGTATATTACAGATACTATCCTTTATGAAAAAGGATAATATCTCttatagaaaaatcaaatctATCTTCAAATCCAAGGAACAAATAGATAGAGATATTACTGAGAAAAGTAGTGTAACCCATGAGGAAGGATTATTTTTAACAGGTAGATTTAATAAGAAATAATCAAATAGTGAGAGGTCTAAATCAAAGTcaaagtataaataaaaaaatttagcgTGCAAATACTGCATAAGAAATTTCATATTATTTCTGAGTGCTATAAattgaaaaacaaagaaaagcataagaaaaataaaaataagtaccAAAACGCTGACCCCACCAAAATAAGTGTAACTGCTGATGATCTGAGGGAACAATACTTTTAGCTATTGACAATAGTTTTAAATCTAACGATGAGTggattttgaatttggtttgttCTTATCATATTTCTCTAAATAGAGATTTGTTTACCACATTGAAATTAGTTAGTGGTGGAGTTGTCTTGATGGATAAAAATGCTCCTTGAAAAACTTTTGGTAAAGGTACAATCCAAATCCAAATTAGAATGCAGGATGGTGTTATGAGAACTCTCATCAATGTTAGATATATTTCTgacttgaagaaaaatattatttaattggtgttagagtttgtgacccaaattttgttgatccatCCTTGAAAAGTTCGCAGTGCGACCCATGTATGGACATATTTATTTTTGGACTTAAGATTTATTTGTATTcatgtattatataagtgcgtTTAGTGGCTTATTTTTGGGCGTGAACAATTACGTCATTGAGACTTTTCTCTCCTCTattgtactcctctccattaTATTGAATTCCTCCACCTCTGCCCATGATTTTTCTCGTCAGAGTTTTCAAGTAAATTTGTGTATTTCTTATTGTTTCTTTTGCTTTGTGGTATTATGTATTTTGTTCGATCATAATAATTGGGTACTCAAGAATCTCTTGGGTTCAAATATACATGTGAAGTAAAGTTATGAAAGTCTCTCTAGGTGCTTTTATAATCATGAAAGCACACAGATCAGGTATATTGTGTACTTTATTGGGATGCATTATTACATATGCTATTGTAGTTTCTACCTCAAATAAGTCTAATCTTGATATCACTAAATTATGGCATATACGATTGGGGTATATGAGTGAGAAAGGTCTTTCCATCCTTCGCAAAAGAAGTCTCATGTGTGGACATAGTACTGAAGAATGGAGTTCTATGAAAATTGTGTGTTTGGAAAGAAAAATGTGTTAGCTTCAAGTCTCCagcaattcatcaaacaaaaGGTACTTTGGATTGCATTTATTTAGATCTTTGGGGTTTTTCGCATACCTCATCAAAAGTTGGTGCCAGTTATATGttaactttcattgatgattattTAAGAAAGGTTTGGA is from Capsicum annuum cultivar UCD-10X-F1 chromosome 5, UCD10Xv1.1, whole genome shotgun sequence and encodes:
- the LOC107870425 gene encoding BURP domain protein USPL1, with translation MDLKLDFCVLSLILLVAYGTEARKNAQGNFKSSFISQDNHQQALKMIYGSENPFHYYKYKQEAEDKHQFSSSRNFLFYSHKKQEISSSKNFLFYLYKKQEVSGSKNFLFYLPKEQGNDEQEETLNEYIHLSSHIDPSLASLYFLIDDLKIGKTIKNFSFPSRSSLPFFPKEAADSIPFSLKELPNLLQRFSLSKDSPQAKAMEDALRVCEFNSSIKGERKYCATSAEAMLNFVQEILGERTQIKAMSTTTHSPKDSNSALQNYTILDSPKEVVVPKMVACHIMSCAYTVFYCHPSVSTERKMFKVPLGNEENGDRVEAIVVCHLNTSDWSPSHFSFQVLGILPGASPVCHFLPSSNDLVWVPKIIVT